Genomic segment of Drosophila ananassae strain 14024-0371.13 chromosome 2L, ASM1763931v2, whole genome shotgun sequence:
TGTGCTCGTCCTTGGTTTCGTTGTACCTGAAAAGGTTctctattatattttcatctcaattaaattaatgaaatcTTACTTTTCCTTGGAGCAGCGTCGAGGAAGGAAAAACCAGCGCTGCCTGATATCCGACCAGGCTCCGCTTTCGTGAATCATGTATCCGGGCCAGGATATCTGCTGAGAGTGCAGGCGTAGTTGCTTGTAGTTGTTCACCCAATTGAGGGAGCGAACCTCGCCACCTGGCGTGATTGCCTTTACGTACATGGGGTTGTGGTTCTCGAAGTCACCCGCACTGGTTGTCCACTCCTTCCCCATTGAGCCCACGTACAGCGTTTGCTGCTTCACGGTGGCCCACTCGGATTTAAAGCCCTTGGCGCTGTGTCCGTCACCATCGAGCAGGATCACCCAGGGTATGGGCTTGTCATTTGCTATTTCGTATATCAGCCCAGTGCGGTCGTCGAAACTGAGAAGTTTACCGTTGAAGGTGACCAGTTCAGAGAGCTCCATTCCGCGACCTTTAAGAGCAAAGGCAGACTCCAAAGCGGTGGGCGCTCCATCATCCCAGCTAATCTGTATCTCGGACCTGGCCACGGTGTAGGTGAGGTAGCCCTTCTTCAGATAACTTCGCCACGTAGTGCTCCCATCGCCTTTGTTTACCTTCGAATTGGTGTCCAGGTCAGCAATGATAGCTATTCGGTAATTGATGACTCCACCGCGCAACACCATAGGTGGGGTAAGAGGATACGTAGAATTGTAGACGTGGGTCACCGGTTCATACTCCAATCTGATAGAGGAAGCGGTCGCCAAATTGCGGCGCAGCCAGTATCCTTCGGAGGATGAATGAGAGCCCTGGCGGGCAAAGAAGAACAGAAGGGCGAGACCCAATACGCAGGATACCAGCAGGGCGAAGTGGTAGTTGAAGCGCACCGTCCGGTTCCCTATCCGGTATGTGGGCGTACGCAGGGCCGAGCGCCAGTCGCGCATATACATGGCGCGGGAGGCGGGCGAATGTTCTGCGGGTTCCCTGTACGCGAAGGCGGAACTCTGCATCTAGCTGCTGCGCTGCTACGCTCGTCGCACGTCAGCAAAATCGCGTCCAGGTGATGTGTCCGATTTTTCGAGTCTGCGAAGATATTGTTTGGATGCTGGAAGTGTGACCAGGGTTTCACAGATACATCAGCTGTTGCATCAGCTGTTTGCAAGTGGAATCAGGCGGATATGTTTATCCGGGACATCTTAAGAATAAACTACAAATTTTATATCAAATTTGtatacaaaaatgtatatttgtttttataaataaaagataataaCAAAACCATAGACATCCTATGGGTAAAAGTCAAAGTACAAGCATGCCAACATCGATAGACAAGCACTTGTTGCTATTTGTTCTGTACCATTAAACAACAGTCTACTATTTTAtctaattttaatataatggTTTTAATAAGAATTTAAGGGTAAAGATTCATagttaacaaaaacaaagtttttaaatcctttttcaaaatattacgAGACTATCGATATACGTAAATCGTTTCATAACACTGTTAATTGTCGATATACTTTCCTCGTTCTTCTTCTTCAGCAGCACACGTGCTTGCTGCCTgcgttttgttatttttcgcAAATTATTCGACGTAATTTGCGAAAATGCGCATTGAAACGTGTTATTTTTGCTCTAGCAAAATATACCCAGGCCACGGGGTGAATTTTGTTCGAAATGACTGCAAGGTAAGTTGGCTTTGTTGCACTGTTTAcatgtttttgtgtgtttatTTTGATCACCATGTTTAACCATAGATCTTCAAATTCTGTCGGGGAAAGTGCCATAAGGCATTCAAGCGGAAGAAGAACCCTCGCAAGGTCGGCTGGACGAAGGCACACCGCAAGGCCGCTGGCAAGGAGCTGGCTATCGACCCCAGTTTCGAGTTTGAGAAGCGTCGCAATGTGCCAATCAAATATAGCCGTGAAACCTGGCAGAAGGCCCTGGAAGCCATCAAAAAGGTAACCGAAATTAAGGAGCGTCGCCAGAACCACTTCGTTATGGAGCGTCTGCGCAAGGGCCGACAGATCGAGATCCAGATGGACGTTAAAGACGTTCAGCGCAACATGTCTCTTATTCGTTCCCCGGCCGCTGGTCTTAAGGAGCGTCGCGCCAAGGAGGCGGCTGAGGAAGCTGCCCTCATGGAGGAGGATCTGCCCGAGGAAAAGATCACCTACGTGGATGCGCGCGAGCTAGAAAAGAAACTCGAAGAAGGCATGGGAATTGATGATTTGGAGATGTTAGAAGCCTAAGGACCCGCATACTGAATTTAGTTTTAAGTCACCTGATAAAAATACATGTAATAAAAACCCCGTGGTATATATGTGTGCATTGTTTGTTTATATATCTAACAAATCATTTATCCACTCCTTCGTCGGCTTGCTTTTGGTCAGGGGATTCCAAATTGATGGTCACGGGTCCGTCGTTTTCTATATGCACCTGCATATACGCTCCAAATTTTCCATCTGATTAGAGAAGACATTTAGTTTATAAAAGATTATAGGTACATACTTCCTTTGTGTTACCTTTTATCTTGCTGGAGTCGTAGGATTTTCCCAGGCGTTCCAGGAAATGATTGTACAGTTGCTGGGCCTCTTCACCCTTCATGGCTGCCGAGAAATCTGGTTTATTTCCCTTGAGTCGGTGGTATAACGTGAACTGTGAGACACATAGAATCTCTAGGTTGAGGTCTTTGACGGACTTTTGCCATCTCTTGTCGTTTTCCTCAAATTAACGCAGGGCCAAGATTTTCCTAACCCTAAAGAAATAATGAATTTATCATTAGTGGGGTTTAATTAATGGTCTAAGCTCGGAATTACCTACAGATAATCAACATCAGTAGCGGTGTCGCTAGCCTTAATTCCCACCAGAACGCATAGACCAGGTCCGATGGAGGAGACCAGCTCATCCAACACTTGGATTAGAAGATTGATGATTTAGaaaattattagaaaattgcTAATATTATCATACCTGTCACCTTGGCGGCCTTAACTCTTTGGATGACAGCCCTCATTGCCCTgtatatttagttttaatatCAAAATGTATAAAGGAGATTCCGCATGTAAACCAGTGTTGCAAGCTACGCGACAAAAGTAGAAAAAGTATTAGAAAATTCAAATACACCCGCcatatcttaaaaaaaaagtaatttaaaCTTGAAAACCACAGGAATGTGAATAAACATATAACagtatatttaatatatataaacattGATAACATTGAGATAATACAGTACAATCAATAATATAATTTGGTTAGTTGGGAGTCTTTGAGCTCGAGAGGGTAGAATACTTGCTGGCCCTTTGGAAGGTTAAAATTGATCTATATAAGTTTTAGtttctaaaaacaaatttcCTATCCTAGACCCAGACATAAAATAATTAGGGGTTTCAAAGGACCTTCCAAAGTggtaaaattaatataataatccTAAAATTCGATGATGTATGACATTTTGTGTACCACTTTATCGGAAAACCTTAAAATCCCTACGAAATATAATTGTATAAAATGGGTTTGGCCCGAGGGTTTGAAATATCACATAGGCGTTAGAGAGGCGCTGAATTTGAGCTTCTTCTCGCACAGCTTCTTTATGGCCACTTGACCGGTGAGCTCAGCCTGACGCAGAATGCGCTTCACGTCCTCCAAGCGACCATGC
This window contains:
- the LOC6499659 gene encoding soluble calcium-activated nucleotidase 1, whose translation is MQSSAFAYREPAEHSPASRAMYMRDWRSALRTPTYRIGNRTVRFNYHFALLVSCVLGLALLFFFARQGSHSSSEGYWLRRNLATASSIRLEYEPVTHVYNSTYPLTPPMVLRGGVINYRIAIIADLDTNSKVNKGDGSTTWRSYLKKGYLTYTVARSEIQISWDDGAPTALESAFALKGRGMELSELVTFNGKLLSFDDRTGLIYEIANDKPIPWVILLDGDGHSAKGFKSEWATVKQQTLYVGSMGKEWTTSAGDFENHNPMYVKAITPGGEVRSLNWVNNYKQLRLHSQQISWPGYMIHESGAWSDIRQRWFFLPRRCSKEKYNETKDEHMGCNVLISADDSFTNIETVKLDPENTVPTHGFSSFKFLPGTDDTIIVALKSEELNGKTATFITAFETTGKTLLPELRIETEYKYEGFEFI
- the LOC6500935 gene encoding probable ribosome biogenesis protein RLP24; translated protein: MRIETCYFCSSKIYPGHGVNFVRNDCKIFKFCRGKCHKAFKRKKNPRKVGWTKAHRKAAGKELAIDPSFEFEKRRNVPIKYSRETWQKALEAIKKVTEIKERRQNHFVMERLRKGRQIEIQMDVKDVQRNMSLIRSPAAGLKERRAKEAAEEAALMEEDLPEEKITYVDARELEKKLEEGMGIDDLEMLEA
- the LOC6499658 gene encoding LOW QUALITY PROTEIN: D-aminoacyl-tRNA deacylase (The sequence of the model RefSeq protein was modified relative to this genomic sequence to represent the inferred CDS: substituted 1 base at 1 genomic stop codon), which produces MRAVIQRVKAAKVTVLDELVSSIGPGLCVLVGIKASDTATDVDYLVRKILALRXFEENDKRWQKSVKDLNLEILCVSQFTLYHRLKGNKPDFSAAMKGEEAQQLYNHFLERLGKSYDSSKIKDGKFGAYMQVHIENDGPVTINLESPDQKQADEGVDK